The genomic window AGTATATTGAAAATATTAGATATTAAATAAAATTATAAAAAATTTAATATTATATTTTTGTTAATATTTGCTCTAAGAGTTCCTTTGCTTTTTTAAGGTCGTTTACTGCTTTGATCATGTTTCCTGTTTTCTTGGCATTCTCGATATATTGTTCTGATTGAGTCCACATTGTTTTTACATTGTCAGGAACACTGCATCCTGCACTTGAAACTCCGCTCTGCTTGCATCCTGCCGGTAGCTTATTTAATATCTGTGTCTGTAGAGAATTAACTGTTTTTACTCTGTTGTTGTAAGAAGCCTTTAATTCTGCGTGTATCGGTAATGTAGAATTATTTAACACAACTACTTTTACAGTTGCTGTTGGTAGAGTTGATACATCATTTGGCATTCCACCATATTCTACTAGATATCCCTCAGCTTCGCTAGAATCCACAAGAAGATCGTTCCAGAATCCAGAATAATAAAATTCTCCGTAACTCTCTCCTCCATTAGCCCCATTTGGTTCTCCAGAATTCCAATTGCAGTAGACATAACATTCAGGTCCAATATCGGGGTATCTTCCATAGAAAAATTTAGTACCTGCTTCTGGACCTGTGGCCCAATACCAAGTATCTTCTGTATCCCCAGTTAGGTTGGGATCATCAGTAGCGCCCATCCATCCTGAATAATCTTCGGGTACTAAAGAAGTAACAAAAATATTTTCTTTTTCAGAAGTAATTGTTACAAGGTATCCCTTCAATCCATAGAAATTTCTTGTTGATGCGGTCGTGTTTGCATCGCTCCAAGAAAGAGTGCCTGAGACATATTCATAATAATGTCCAGTTTCAGTGCAAAATAATGCTGTGTCTTTAGCTGTTGTGGCAGAGTATGTAAATGTGTCAATTCCATACCAAGTTGGATCAGGAGTGTATCTTATCTTACCATTCTCTAAAACTGCCTTTCCGTGCATTGGTTGACTAATAGGGCCTATTTGTGTCAATCCCGTATCATTGGCTAAGACATCAATTAAAACTGTGCTGCCTTTGTTACATATTGCTGAGTCATCTGCTGCGCCTCCAGAAGCCCATACTGAAGATACCAAAATGATGGGCATAACTAAAGAAAGCGCCATAAGCATTGATATTGTTTTTTTCATTGATAACGTATTATTACCTCCTTGTTATACATTGTATGCCAAGGAATATTACAATACTATATAAACTTTTTGGAAATATTAGTTATCAATAATGGTGACCAATAACTAAAATAAATAATATATTTTAAAAGTGGGCATATGTCAGAGTAGGAACAACTAAATTATAAATTAATTTCTAGAAAATCTTCAGCAACTATTGCGTTTTCACAGTATTTTTTCGATTCTTCAATAACTTCTTTTGTCTCATACCTCTGGCTTATGTGTGTCAAAACAAGTTTTTTCGCAGAAAGGAGTTGAGAAACTTCACATGCTTCTTTAACAGTAGAATGGTATGTCTCTTTTTTATCCTCTTGAGAAATAAAAGTTGACTCATGAATTAAAACATCGCAATGATATGCTTCCTCTGGAAAAACTTCAAGTTTTTCAGTATCTCCCGTATAAACAATCTTTTTTCCTTTCTTTGTTTTCCCCGTAACTTCATCGATTGAGATTTCCCTTCCATTGACTTCTATCTTGCCATTTTTTTCAAGTAGGGCAAACATCTCTCCTTTAATACCAAGTTCATCACAAAGTTTCTTGTTAAATTTCCCTCTTGAATCATTTACTCCAAAAATATACCCAATTGCAGGAACCCCGTGAGATACTGGAAATGGCCGTATCCAGTAACCGTCAAATTCAATCTTTTCATCAAAGACTTCTATGACGTGGATTTCAAAATCTGCAGAAAAATAAGGTATAGAAAATAGTTGCACCATATATTCTATAGTGTCTTTTGGTATAAATATTTCTAGTAGTTGCGTTCTTCCGTTTAGCTTCATAGATTGAATCAATCCAACAAGACCAATTATGTGGTCTGCATGAAGGTGAGTGATAAAGATTTTAGATACCTTCATTGGAGAAACTTTCTTTATCATCTGCCTCTGTGTTCCCTCGCCACAATCAAAAAGCATGAACTCCCCATTATTGTATTGCAGAGCTACAGAAGAGGGATTTCTCTCCGAAGTTGGCTTAGATGCTGATGTTCCAAGAAATATAATCTTCATCGTATTGAAGAAATTAAAAGAAGTTTAAATTATTTATTATTATAAGATATCAATCTGTAGTTCTCCAGCTTCGGAAGAATTTGTTACTAAAAGAAGATACCATTCGCCACTTTCAGGAACTGTGTAAGTTTGGCTGTAGTCCACACCAACGTTAGATGGGAGTTCAATTCCACCAATGCTAAGATCATATGTGAAGTAACTGGCATTTTTAAATCTGTTAAAACTGTTCTTATCCATAAAATATATCGACACATCCCCTTTTGTTACCTTATAACTGAATTGTATAGTCTGACCCTGTGAAACATAAAAAGAAATGAAATCATGTTTTTTGTAAGAGTATACATTCAAAGTAACATTTCTTTTATAGTCAGAAGCTCCAGAGGTAGAAGGTAAAATTAATTCCTTTGACATAAGAGTTTTATTTAATGTATGATCATTGGAATCTAAACCTAAAATATTATTACAATCCTTAATCCGCTCATTTGCAGTGTAGGCCAGGTAATTGTTACCTGCGTTTAAAGCTTCATTTTGAGAATATATAAAAAAATCTTTGGCCTTTAGAAAATCTTCTGCCCTCATTAAACTTGCACCCGTACTGAAAAAATCTTGTGCCACTTGATTCTTCTGTTGATTTGTAAGAGAGGATACGGCAAGAAAATTAGAGAAAATTAAAATAAGAGTCACAAAAAGTACCAAATACATTTTTTTCATGGAAATAATTTAATATATACCAATATTTAAGCTTATCTTGTTGTGTTTTCTTTTAGTAGTATACAGCCAGTCCAAACTATCTTATCAGGATAAAATTTATTGTCAAGGCCAAAATTATCAAGAAGTTTTTGTACATCTATCCCAAGTGATTCTAGAGAGGGTCTTGCCTTATGAGGATGTTTGCAAGGCCTATTAGTTATGGCTTTGCACTCAATGCAAAAAGAACAACTACCACCTACCAATCCCCATGACTCAATTCCTCCTTGAGATAGGAAATTTTCTATCTCCAGTATTATCTTGTGGAAGTCAATTTTAGATCTTTTAACTTTCTTTCTATCATTTTTTACATCTACTTCTTCTGAATACCTCACAAGAATAGCTTTGTTGTAGAGATTTAGTTTAGATTTGATTTCTTCAACTGTTCCTATAAGCGGGGGGCACATGTAATGTTTTCCATAGTTCCCACATATATTCTCGTAACAATACTTCCTAATCCTTTCTTCAGGGATCAATAAAGATGGGTCAAATTCAATAAACTCATCAATTCCTAATTTAGTTGACAGTTTCTTTAATCCAATAATATAATCTTCCACGATAAAAATTTTAAAGCAACGCTTTTAAGATTAAAGGTTTTTTTTCGAATATGATTTCCTTTACAGCTAAGGGCCATCCAAAAATAACTGCTGAGCACAGAAGCACTTTAGAGTTCACAAAAGAGGATCATATCTCAGGCAATGGCGACTGTATATTAGGCGTATCTTCAAATCACAATATCAGAGAACTCAATAAATTAAGCGGAAGATTAATTTTTGTAATAAATGTAGAGGGAATAGAAGATACATTCGAAGCTACAATCCCAAAAAATCATGAGATAAGTGATGAAAAAGAACTAGTCATAAGAACTTCTTCATTTGTATCTAGTAGAACTTATGCAATAGGATCAAGCAAAGCTTCAATCGACATTGATAGAAATTTAATCGAGTCTCTTATAAAAGGAAAAGAAATGAAAGTAACAATCTATGAAAAGGTAAAATCTATGCAGTAAATGTCTGTATTAGGGGAATAACTTTTTACAGTTCTTTCAAAAAGAAACTCTACACTTTTATTGTGTTTTTTCGACTCTTCAAGTATCTTCTTCTTTACAAGATTGATATTCTCTGACACTGAATAGAAGTGCACTATTGAACTTTTGTAGGTTGAGAATACATCTGGAAGAAACTCAAATGATGAGTGGGGAAGATTCATAATTACCCTGTCTGGACGTTCAATATTCTTAATTTCCATTCTTGAATCCCCATGAATCGGAATTATATTGTAAGTTTTATTTAGTGCAAT from Methanofastidiosum sp. includes these protein-coding regions:
- a CDS encoding DUF371 domain-containing protein, whose product is MISFTAKGHPKITAEHRSTLEFTKEDHISGNGDCILGVSSNHNIRELNKLSGRLIFVINVEGIEDTFEATIPKNHEISDEKELVIRTSSFVSSRTYAIGSSKASIDIDRNLIESLIKGKEMKVTIYEKVKSMQ
- a CDS encoding DUF2284 domain-containing protein is translated as MEDYIIGLKKLSTKLGIDEFIEFDPSLLIPEERIRKYCYENICGNYGKHYMCPPLIGTVEEIKSKLNLYNKAILVRYSEEVDVKNDRKKVKRSKIDFHKIILEIENFLSQGGIESWGLVGGSCSFCIECKAITNRPCKHPHKARPSLESLGIDVQKLLDNFGLDNKFYPDKIVWTGCILLKENTTR
- the rnz gene encoding ribonuclease Z, translated to MKIIFLGTSASKPTSERNPSSVALQYNNGEFMLFDCGEGTQRQMIKKVSPMKVSKIFITHLHADHIIGLVGLIQSMKLNGRTQLLEIFIPKDTIEYMVQLFSIPYFSADFEIHVIEVFDEKIEFDGYWIRPFPVSHGVPAIGYIFGVNDSRGKFNKKLCDELGIKGEMFALLEKNGKIEVNGREISIDEVTGKTKKGKKIVYTGDTEKLEVFPEEAYHCDVLIHESTFISQEDKKETYHSTVKEACEVSQLLSAKKLVLTHISQRYETKEVIEESKKYCENAIVAEDFLEINL